Within Wyeomyia smithii strain HCP4-BCI-WySm-NY-G18 chromosome 2, ASM2978416v1, whole genome shotgun sequence, the genomic segment aatcattgaacttaCTTGCAATTGTTGCTTCAGAATGTTCTTCAatgccatcaaaagttatggaccgcggatTAAAATTGCAAGGTTTCAGTAATGACTTCAGTAttctccataactctttgctgttgtttttatgtTGATCAATTTTCCCCTGTATATATTCGCTCCGTGTTTTGTTCAGAGATTGTGAATATATATTCCTAGCAACTGTATAATTGTACCAATCATTATCATTTGTTGTTCTACAAAACTTCTTGTACAATTTGTCTCTTTTTCGCCTGAGGCGCAAAAGATTTAGATTGTACCAGTTGTTCGAGTTCTTAACAACAACATTCTTTTGTTTGACTAACTGATTAGTacagttttttaaaacattgttcaaaatagttgctTTATCATCAAGGCTACGAGATAGGGAAAAGTCCAAGTTTCTTGCAACAAGCTCCGAAAcctttcgtttcgagtaatttTTCCAGCACTTAAATTTcacttgatttattttacttcCCGTACCACAATTATTTATAACAATCGTTTCATGATCGGTAACTTTTAAATTGGGACTCACCATTGCAGAAACGGAGTCAAAATTAGTATAAACGTGGTCAATCAAAGTCCTACTATGTCTGGAAATACGGGTATACTCATTGATTATttgtttcaaattgcaaaattcggctaagcgcttcaaatgatttgaaggcagaggcctgagacgtggtgaccaatcacagggctagtgatttgtttaatttgaaggcagccacaggtgcAACCctgacggtccatccagctcaccttccgactaatgaatgtagctagttttcccagaaacactcttttatagccgaagggcaCTACGAATTAGGCCGAGCCTTTCAGCTCAGTTGttccattctctaatgttcctcagacaaattattcgacaattcgcatatgatttttgtatccagcgaataaacaccgatggtgctctcacacacgcaacggtatcttattgcggtttgtagtATCAAGCgtgaattagacgggtgcgacagatttaaattgctaggatccaacacagaatgcttgcttgcgttgtcaaaaaatattaactttcaatgacttgtttatttgccttgaaaaaggcattttgattttcaaaattggattttctgatggcaatcttcatgctgcccaaacacgggggaaataatggcagtcaggtgacacacgctgagaaaaaccgcgctgctcctgagacgtgatgaccaaccacagggctagtgatgctactaaggaaggacgactgctgttgtcgctgcctagaactattatgagcggcctCGGCtgaacaggcttttatataggccaaatagcatgttttcaattaagTATGATCAGAttaccacccaagaatttctttctgaaaaggtattggaaacaaacttgactgaggtgcgaactattctcaaaaaattcaaaaacattaaagcaccaggagatgatgggattttctatatccttattaaaagacttcccgaaaactctttaaattttttggtaaaaatttttaacagatgctttgcactagcacattttcctacgaaatggaaaaatgccaaagtcactccaattttaaaacccgaaaagaatccagctgaggcatcaagttatcgaccaattagtttactctcctctattagcaaactttttgaaagaataattcttaatagaatgataacacatattaatgagaactcaatttttgcaaatgagcagtttggttttcgccatgggcattccactactcatcagttacttagagtaacaaatatgattcgaactaataaatctgaaggctattcgactggagcagctctactagatatagaaaaggcattcgacagtgtttggcataaaggtttaatagcgaaaatgtcaaatttcagttttccgctttaccttacaaaaatgattgaaagttatttaactgaccgcactcttcaggttaactatctaaatggtaaatctaatagattgcctgttagagctagtgtgcctcaggggagtatcttgggcccaatcttatataacatttttacttctgatcttcctgatttaccaccaggctgtgagaaatctctgttttgtgacgaaacaAGCATtcccgcaaaaggaaaaagccttcgtgttatatgcagtcggctacaaaaaagtttagatatattttcttcatacttgcagaaatggaagatttcccctaatgcttctaaaacacagttgattatttttcctcataagccaagagtttcatttctcaaacccaccaataaccacgttattgAGATGAACGGTGtcgtcttaaattggtctgatcaagttaaatacttagggctaatttatgataagaatcttactttcaaggagcacattgaaaatatccagtcaaagtgcaataagtatatcaaatgttaatatcctcttatcaacaggaattccagactttgtctcaagaataaactgttaatttacaaacaaatttttaggccagcaatgttatatgcagttctcATCTGGAcgagttgttgtacaaccaggaagaagacacttcaaaggattcagattaaacttttgaaaatgattttgaagcgtcctccctggtttagcacgaacgagctacataggttcactaatgtagaaacattagaaaatatgtcaagccaaattatcaacaaattccgacaaaaatcgttgcaatactcgattagctcactttatagtcagtaagatagttttaagtttattttaagtttttttttattccttttttccccttgacaagtaggtttgataattttcctacaattacattaacttaactgcgaaagcttaTAACATTCAATTATATAAAAAAGAgtacaaatacatatatataatagtgttgaaatgtcaccatttgtggcagaacacacaataataattctgaatagatattagtacataaataaatcattacaaacattccccccccccctattaaaaaaaatgttttcaattgcaaggtatatgattctgtcgaccgtgcttgggaagcaatcatataacgaccaatcagaggtcgaatttttcgttttgacaaggcttgactattttcaatagtacaatagtgcgaataacaaaattacaattatcttcttttgggaagaatcttaaaagattttccaatttattgctACAAGTACGAagaaaatacatcgaatactaaccgatttattagcatttgaaattggacatgtttttcacttttttcgtttttagattttcatttcacatcgctatgtagccgaacttccttagagaagtattctacttcaaaagaaatTAGTGTAAATAAGTGCACCATGtaagtaaaaatcgtcaataactaaAGAAtgatgtgagataaaaataaacttacttcgaagaaattgtttgtttcgttatagCAAACATCATTGAACGTTGAAAAAATGTAGAGAATCACTATGAAAagttaaattaaaaacaattgattGTTAAGGGTGATGtttagaaaactccacaaaagtcaaTTTAAAAAGATATAAGTATGATagcttcaacaaagttgtttatttcaaaatgtgctataactttacCGAACATAGaggatttttgtatttttaatgggaaaaataaaattcgtttttcACTGTAAACCggaataatcacaaaattgcgaCTTTTATAACATGgggaataattaatggaacaactttggcGTTCATTTTTTtggcttcaatatcatttttttgggTTAAAATTATGTCGATCACATTTtgtagctttggaaacagtgttcATTGGGGGGCTTGTGaacgttttccacagttttatACAGCTCCCAGGAACCAGAAATCGCTATCTTGGATGTAAAAATGGTGTTGaacatcatgttccggtctctaGACGTCAACTCCCGTGCCCCGGATATTACCAAGGCTCTGAAAATCATTGAGTTCAATTAGTATATATTCATAATACTCGGAAAGTCTTGACTGCTTTATCATTTAAGACAGGGGTGGTTACCACGCTCCCTTTCCAATACTTCTGTAACTGCATCCTTTGTAAAAGAATAGAAGACATATTTTAAATTCCACCACGGAGTTTTTGCAAGCTCCccagatacacacgattcgcttCGTGGCTCTTTTCAAACAAGAATTCACAGTGGCGTCTGTAGTCGATTTCGGGCCTCTGGACATCATTCGATATCCACCTTGGAAGGTATTCGTCCTATATACAGTTAAATACCTTTCAAAAACGGAGGTGACAATATCGTTATGTCGATGGCTGTAGGAGAGCGTGATTCACTCACAATCAACCCAACTGGTCAATGTTCTAGCCCACGCTGAGAGATTTTTTGGGGCAAAAAATCTGTGGCAACATGCCTTCCTTCCATGTTGACACCGATTCGTTAGTTAACGGTTCGTTTCATATTTTCCTGTGAACTCATCACTGCGATCTGAAatattgatcttttgtgatattgCTCGGGTGTTGTTTCTATTATTAACAACATCACAACAAGTAACATGATTATTATAATTCGTGCCTGTGTGTATGCCCTTCCTTTTTTATGATTGCTATTACGAGCCCCGCTGCCTCCAGCCAATACTGTCGCCAATAACAACTTCCTTGAGACGTTTCAACTAAATGGCCCTCTGACCAATTTTTTGTGAAAGAGATTTATTTTTGTCAACAGGTATTTGTCGAGGTTTTGTAGAATTCTACGTGAAGAAGGGTTAatgaggagcctgagaatataCTCATGCTAAAATCCGTGTACATCGAATCGGGTCGTTAGCTAGGGTCTTTGGTTGATTCGCCTTCGTGGGTGTCGGGGATTGGCACAGCAGTCGATTAGATCGACGGGAAACAATCTATACAATTCTTGAATCATATCTTCGGGTATTCGATCTGACTAGGTTGACGATGAGCACATCACACTATAATCTGTATATACTATGGTTATCTTTACAAATAAGATGCAACAAGGCCAATAATTATTTTAACAAACGCAATCTTTCAATTTCTATTTCCAGTGTTTACATGGGGACGAAAAATGGGCAAGAAGTTCGATCTGCTGCGACGCGGTAGTGACGCCCAGAAACTTCCAGTGACTCCGTCTTCTCCGGTTCGCACGCCCACTTGTGTGTCCATTTTCAACACCGACACTATCAAAAAAGGTAAAACGATACCGCTGAAGGCGTACCAGCCAGGAAATGATTCCTTGGGGAAGCTAAACAGCGAGCGTTCTTCCGGGACGTTCAAAAATTTCTTCTACCGGATGGGATCCACCGGAATGTTGAATCATCGGTCGAATCAAGTTCAGAAGCAGCTACAGCAACAACCGCAACAGCAAGAACAACAGCACCAGCAACAGCAGCACCAAGACAATCAACATAATTCGTCACCTCAGCGCACTGGTTttactggaaaaaataaaatggataATCACTCGGTGCTGTACCGCAGCAGCTCGACAAGTCAGCTGAACTCGTCGTCCTACATCAAGTGTGACGATCCTACCGAGGGCATAAATCTTGCCAACAGTAATCACAAGAACGCCTCTAGCAGTACAAATCTCAACATGTCGCCCATGAATCAACCAAACTCGAAACAATCGTCTTCGGCCAAGTCCTCCAGTTGTGACGATATAGCAAGAGTGGCCGCATCACAGGATCAGTTGTCTAAGAAAAATCACTTTCCGTACGCTTTTCTTCGGTCAAAGTTATCGGTTCTGCCAGAGGAGAATGGCGGCTCTGTTCTAAACTACAATCGAATTAGAGAAAATTTGTTACGATCTGGAAACCGCGGATCGGTCATCAGTTTGCGTTCGGAGTTGGATAACATTTCAATAACCGACTCACAGTTGAACATTTCCGATCACGGGGATCATTCGTATCATTCGGGAAATGATTCAAAATCGTTGATAGTGTGCGATCTGGACACTGTGTCCAGAAATAACTCCGTGAAGACCCTAACCGACGAGCAAAGCTACGCGGGTAACTACCAAAGACTGAGCAGTTGTCTCAGCAGTAATGAGTCTGGCTATGATAGTGACGGTCGCCATGCCGAAGATAAGATGGACGAAAATGGGTCCAACTCGGCAGCGAACAGTTTGACACTGCAGCATGGTTCAGCAAGTGTGGATTCGTACGCGGATGCCATACGCAATAAGGATCAATCATACATGTTCGGGAGCCGACGGCGGCTGTCCTCTACAAGCTCGATCGCCTCCGTGCAGAACATGGATTGCAGCGCGATCAGACGACGCTTTCGACAAATCAAACTGGAGAAGCAACGGATGGATGAAGTTATCGGCATTGAACTTACGCCACAGACTGTTGGTATGGACGAAGGGGACTGCGAAACGAGGTACCTAGTGACGGAGATCGACCCAGAAGGAATTGCCTACAGGTGACTGTTCAACTTATGTTTGGTAATTGGTCATTTtaatctattattttttttttttcgtgtagaGACGGGCGGCTGCGGATTGGTGATGAGATTGTCAACGTAAACGGGCACCATTTACGTGGTCTGCAATCTCCCAGTACGGTACAACGCATACTATCAACATTCGTTAACAATATTGTAGACCTTGTCATTGCGCATGACGAGCTAACTACGTTCAACACCGACCTGCACCGGAAAATCAAGATTGACGCCAGCGCAAGCAAGCATGTCAGCGAGCTGGAAGTCAATAGCGGAGGTACCGGTGCGGACGGATCCATCACAACCAATGGCAATAACCCAAAACAGCAGCCTGGCCAGGGGTCAGGATGCACGACACTGATCAACTGTTCAACGCCAAATGCGACCGGATGCATCAAACAGCAGCCGTCATCGAAGGCGACTTTCCCCATGTCATCAATAAACTCACCGACGGATTACGTTCCGGTGTATGCAAATCGGATCTCGATTTCCAACACCATCTGTGACGACGAGAAGTGGCAAATGTTGAGCAGGCAGCGGAGTGAGGCGCTGGTTCGGAATGGATACTCACAAATCCTTGGTGCGAAACGAGTGATCAAAGATAGTGATGAAGACGTCATGATTGTTACGCATGGGGCCCGCAACGGTGGCCAATCAAGTGAAGCAGGACTTCACACGCTTTATCGCCCAGTATCCCAAGGTAATCTCAGCCGTCATTCCTCGATTGCTCACTTGGCTGAAGGCAGCAATGACGATCACGATAGCGGTGACGCCAGTTCGGCTCGACCAATCACGATGATTGAGGTAATTTCGGACACCATCCGGAGGAATGTACCCTTCGGTAGCGTTAGTAAAAGTAATCGACAGGCAAACCTTGACTATCGGTCAATCAAAATCAAGAAGCCAGAGGATATTCCAAAGACTGTACAGCGAATTCGGCTGAAATCCTGCGACGATACAAACATAGTGACCAGTTTAGACACGGGTCACGAAGCTGCTGATTGCTCCAGCACACTTGTGGACGACGGAGCAGCGCTTCAACGATCCAGAACGGTGCAGAGCATCAGCGGACGAGATGAGCTGGACGGTTCGATCGATGGATCGAAGTCCGAGTCCTGTGTACGGATTCTGATCAACGACGAAGGGTCGTCGTACATCGAAGGTAGTAAAGTCGTTTGCTCTCTCCATTTTTCTAACTTTATTTTTCTACAGGAATTCACAAATGCTCATATCTTACGGTCACTTACTATAAAGGTACCGGTATGAAATCGCTTGGTTTCAGCATCGTCGGTGGGAGAGACTCTCCGAAGGGAAACATGGGTATTTATGTGAAAACGGTCTTCCCCAGTGGACAGGCTGCGCTTGATGGTAACCTTATAGCTGGTGAGTAGTAATGTTAAATGACGCTCATTTAAAAGCTAGCTTTTTGGTTTGTACAGATTTCACAGAAGAATATTGTTGAATTCCAGGTGATGAAATTGTTTCCATCAATGATGTGCCGGTGCTCGGAATGAGCCACTCGGAGACCATTGGACTGTTTAAAAATATAAGGGAGGGACCGGTTATGTTAAAGCTGGCCAGACGAAAGTAACTAGCGAACTTTGTATAAAA encodes:
- the LOC129721553 gene encoding uncharacterized protein LOC129721553 isoform X2; this translates as MVLDDEPPTIATPLTVKESKNVFTWGRKMGKKFDLLRRGSDAQKLPVTPSSPVRTPTCVSIFNTDTIKKGKTIPLKAYQPGNDSLGKLNSERSSGTFKNFFYRMGSTGMLNHRSNQVQKQLQQQPQQQEQQHQQQQHQDNQHNSSPQRTGFTGKNKMDNHSVLYRSSSTSQLNSSSYIKCDDPTEGINLANSNHKNASSSTNLNMSPMNQPNSKQSSSAKSSSCDDIARVAASQDQLSKKNHFPYAFLRSKLSVLPEENGGSVLNYNRIRENLLRSGNRGSVISLRSELDNISITDSQLNISDHGDHSYHSGNDSKSLIVCDLDTVSRNNSVKTLTDEQSYAGNYQRLSSCLSSNESGYDSDGRHAEDKMDENGSNSAANSLTLQHGSASVDSYADAIRNKDQSYMFGSRRRLSSTSSIASVQNMDCSAIRRRFRQIKLEKQRMDEVIGIELTPQTVGMDEGDCETRYLVTEIDPEGIAYRDGRLRIGDEIVNVNGHHLRGLQSPSTVQRILSTFVNNIVDLVIAHDELTTFNTDLHRKIKIDASASKHVSELEVNSGGTGADGSITTNGNNPKQQPGQGSGCTTLINCSTPNATGCIKQQPSSKATFPMSSINSPTDYVPVYANRISISNTICDDEKWQMLSRQRSEALVRNGYSQILGAKRVIKDSDEDVMIVTHGARNGGQSSEAGLHTLYRPVSQGNLSRHSSIAHLAEGSNDDHDSGDASSARPITMIEVISDTIRRNVPFGSVSKSNRQANLDYRSIKIKKPEDIPKTVQRIRLKSCDDTNIVTSLDTGHEAADCSSTLVDDGAALQRSRTVQSISGRDELDGSIDGSKSESCVRILINDEGSSYIEGIHKCSYLTVTYYKGTGMKSLGFSIVGGRDSPKGNMGIYVKTVFPSGQAALDGNLIAGDEIVSINDVPVLGMSHSETIGLFKNIREGPVMLKLARRKYQRAKSVDILPN
- the LOC129721553 gene encoding uncharacterized protein LOC129721553 isoform X1: MRLFKVRKFPDPPFASPESVPEANLAATNSSLPVAADRASRNDIIISSCIPANPIPSSSEAVPLKSAGSIATGNPTAPVTNDDGLQRQQLLRHPSSATTSAVITSSISSVTTGSTAGSLSKPTHSVGTNAYEPQFANDKISTINNKTENIRLLSEKPRNLGTAGPPVGVGVGVGTLRLSPEQQKQMHQQLQPGQHPLELRFQQHQQQQQHSQSNKISAIGTLIGRNGIGPLPGYKVVTAVPAMVLDDEPPTIATPLTVKESKNVFTWGRKMGKKFDLLRRGSDAQKLPVTPSSPVRTPTCVSIFNTDTIKKGKTIPLKAYQPGNDSLGKLNSERSSGTFKNFFYRMGSTGMLNHRSNQVQKQLQQQPQQQEQQHQQQQHQDNQHNSSPQRTGFTGKNKMDNHSVLYRSSSTSQLNSSSYIKCDDPTEGINLANSNHKNASSSTNLNMSPMNQPNSKQSSSAKSSSCDDIARVAASQDQLSKKNHFPYAFLRSKLSVLPEENGGSVLNYNRIRENLLRSGNRGSVISLRSELDNISITDSQLNISDHGDHSYHSGNDSKSLIVCDLDTVSRNNSVKTLTDEQSYAGNYQRLSSCLSSNESGYDSDGRHAEDKMDENGSNSAANSLTLQHGSASVDSYADAIRNKDQSYMFGSRRRLSSTSSIASVQNMDCSAIRRRFRQIKLEKQRMDEVIGIELTPQTVGMDEGDCETRYLVTEIDPEGIAYRDGRLRIGDEIVNVNGHHLRGLQSPSTVQRILSTFVNNIVDLVIAHDELTTFNTDLHRKIKIDASASKHVSELEVNSGGTGADGSITTNGNNPKQQPGQGSGCTTLINCSTPNATGCIKQQPSSKATFPMSSINSPTDYVPVYANRISISNTICDDEKWQMLSRQRSEALVRNGYSQILGAKRVIKDSDEDVMIVTHGARNGGQSSEAGLHTLYRPVSQGNLSRHSSIAHLAEGSNDDHDSGDASSARPITMIEVISDTIRRNVPFGSVSKSNRQANLDYRSIKIKKPEDIPKTVQRIRLKSCDDTNIVTSLDTGHEAADCSSTLVDDGAALQRSRTVQSISGRDELDGSIDGSKSESCVRILINDEGSSYIEGIHKCSYLTVTYYKGTGMKSLGFSIVGGRDSPKGNMGIYVKTVFPSGQAALDGNLIAGDEIVSINDVPVLGMSHSETIGLFKNIREGPVMLKLARRKYQRAKSVDILPN